ATAGGGCTGGTAAATAGAGCGACTATCACTGAAGGTACAGCTCCGATAAAAGGACCAAAATATGGTATGATATTGGTCACCCCAGCGATTATACCTAAGATAAGGGAAAAGTCTACTCCAATAATTAATAACCAAAGATAAGTTAAAACACCGATAAAGGAACAGATTATAAATTGTCCCCTAATATAATTACCCAATGATTCATCAATTTCTCCCATAACTTTTAAAAACTTTTGCTGCTTTCTTGGAGAAATTAACCTAAGTAGATAATCTTGAATTAAGTAATAATCCCTTAAGCAATAGAAAGTTAATACTAATACCAAAAATATTTGAAAAGTTGTAACTGCTGCACTGATACCCCTTTGAGGGATTGTTTTTAAAAAGTTAATAATTCCTTCTTCTAAAAGATTTGCATTTTTTTGGATGCTTTGTTGAATACTTTCAGGTAACTCTAAGCGATTTATTTGTTCATTGATATCTACAATATATTCTCGAATTTTTACAGAATACTCCGGAACTAAACTTTCCAAGCGGGTAATTTCAGAATAAATGACTGGAATTAACTTGGCTATTGCAGTAAAGATCAATAAAA
The Anaerobranca gottschalkii DSM 13577 DNA segment above includes these coding regions:
- a CDS encoding AI-2E family transporter; protein product: MTIREFFSNKYVKLILKLGIIIFSLIVLYTYRQQIISLVTPFIISYILAYLLNPIVVLLEKRKIPRILGVMIIYLLFFLLIFTAIAKLIPVIYSEITRLESLVPEYSVKIREYIVDINEQINRLELPESIQQSIQKNANLLEEGIINFLKTIPQRGISAAVTTFQIFLVLVLTFYCLRDYYLIQDYLLRLISPRKQQKFLKVMGEIDESLGNYIRGQFIICSFIGVLTYLWLLIIGVDFSLILGIIAGVTNIIPYFGPFIGAVPSVIVALFTSPMLALKVAIGIIIIQQIESNLVAPQVLGKKMGMHPLLVIFSLLAGGKFFGIIGMIIGVPVMAIIRILVRNFLRHYLPEGMFKN